From one Tetragenococcus osmophilus genomic stretch:
- the groL gene encoding chaperonin GroEL (60 kDa chaperone family; promotes refolding of misfolded polypeptides especially under stressful conditions; forms two stacked rings of heptamers to form a barrel-shaped 14mer; ends can be capped by GroES; misfolded proteins enter the barrel where they are refolded when GroES binds), giving the protein MAKDIKFSEDARRSMLNGVSKLADTVKVTLGPKGRNVVLEQSYGSPLITNDGVTIAKEIQLEDHFENMGAQLVSEVASKTNDVAGDGTTTATVLAQSIVSEGLKNVASGASPLGIRHGIEKATQKAVEELQNISTPVQSKDGIVQVGTVSSGSEQVGNYIADAMDKVGNDGVITIEDSQGIDTELDVVEGMQFDRGYLSQYMVTDNEKMEADLDNPYILITDKKISNIQDILPLLEQVVQESKPLLIIADDIDGEALPTLVLNKIRGTFNVVATKAPGFGDRRKAMLEDIAVLTGATVITEDLGLNLNEATMDSLGKASKVTVDKDNTTIVEGAGEPAAIEDRVQLIKNQVNETTSDFDREKLQERLAKLAGGVAVIKVGAATETEQKELKLRIEDALNAARAGVEEGMVSGGGTALVNVINKVAELEGNDDDAKTGISIVVRALEEPVRQIAENAGFEASVVIDKLKNEKIGIGFNATDGQWVDMVDAGIVDPTKVVRSALQNAASISALLLSTESVVADRPEPESNSGSGAGAQGMDPSMMGGGMM; this is encoded by the coding sequence ATGGCAAAAGATATTAAATTTTCAGAAGACGCACGTCGTTCCATGCTTAATGGCGTAAGCAAACTAGCCGATACAGTTAAAGTAACGTTGGGCCCTAAAGGTCGTAATGTTGTATTGGAACAATCTTATGGTTCTCCTCTTATTACTAACGATGGGGTTACAATTGCTAAAGAAATTCAATTAGAAGATCATTTCGAAAACATGGGTGCTCAGTTAGTTTCAGAAGTTGCTTCTAAAACAAATGACGTTGCTGGTGACGGTACGACAACTGCTACTGTATTAGCACAATCGATTGTAAGCGAAGGATTGAAAAACGTTGCTTCTGGTGCAAGCCCGTTAGGCATTCGTCATGGTATCGAAAAAGCTACGCAAAAGGCAGTAGAAGAATTGCAAAATATTTCTACTCCAGTTCAATCAAAAGATGGAATTGTTCAAGTAGGAACGGTTTCTTCTGGTAGTGAACAAGTGGGCAACTATATTGCTGATGCAATGGACAAAGTTGGTAATGATGGTGTGATTACAATTGAAGATTCTCAAGGCATTGATACTGAATTAGATGTCGTTGAAGGGATGCAATTTGATCGTGGCTATCTTTCCCAATACATGGTAACGGACAATGAAAAAATGGAAGCTGATTTAGACAATCCTTATATTTTGATTACAGATAAGAAAATATCTAATATCCAAGATATCCTTCCATTATTAGAACAAGTAGTACAAGAATCCAAACCATTATTGATTATCGCTGATGATATCGATGGTGAAGCTTTACCAACACTTGTTTTGAATAAAATTCGTGGAACATTTAATGTTGTTGCAACTAAAGCACCTGGATTTGGCGATCGTCGTAAAGCAATGTTAGAAGATATTGCTGTGTTGACTGGCGCTACTGTAATTACTGAAGATCTAGGACTTAACTTGAATGAAGCAACAATGGATTCACTTGGTAAAGCAAGTAAAGTTACGGTTGATAAAGATAATACAACGATTGTTGAAGGTGCTGGCGAACCAGCAGCTATCGAAGATCGCGTACAATTGATCAAAAACCAAGTAAATGAAACAACTTCTGACTTTGATCGCGAAAAATTACAAGAACGTCTTGCTAAATTAGCAGGCGGCGTGGCTGTCATCAAAGTTGGTGCAGCAACAGAAACAGAACAAAAAGAATTAAAACTTCGTATTGAAGACGCCTTGAACGCAGCTCGTGCAGGTGTTGAAGAAGGCATGGTTTCCGGCGGTGGAACAGCCTTAGTGAATGTAATTAATAAAGTAGCTGAATTAGAAGGCAATGATGATGACGCAAAAACAGGAATTAGCATTGTGGTTCGCGCATTAGAAGAACCTGTTCGTCAAATTGCTGAAAATGCTGGTTTTGAAGCTTCAGTTGTAATCGACAAATTGAAGAACGAAAAAATAGGTATTGGCTTTAATGCTACTGACGGACAATGGGTCGACATGGTTGACGCTGGTATCGTCGATCCTACCAAAGTTGTTCGTTCTGCTTTACAAAATGCAGCATCTATTTCTGCATTACTACTATCAACTGAATCAGTTGTTGCTGATCGTCCGGAACCTGAATCCAACAGTGGATCTGGTGCTGGCGCACAAGGAATGGACCCATCAATGATGGGCGGCGGCATGATGTAA
- the groES gene encoding co-chaperone GroES: MLKPLGDRVLVEVSEEEEKTVGGIVLASTAKEKPQTGKVVAVGDGRTLENGEVAQVPVSIGDTVLFEKYAGSEVKYDGQDYMIFSAKDIVAIVE; encoded by the coding sequence ATGTTAAAACCATTAGGTGACCGCGTATTAGTCGAAGTCTCAGAAGAAGAAGAAAAAACAGTCGGTGGCATTGTTTTAGCATCTACTGCTAAAGAAAAACCACAAACAGGTAAAGTTGTCGCTGTCGGAGATGGCCGTACACTTGAAAATGGTGAGGTAGCCCAAGTACCTGTAAGCATTGGTGATACTGTTTTATTTGAAAAGTACGCTGGCTCTGAAGTGAAATATGATGGTCAAGATTACATGATCTTTTCAGCAAAAGATATCGTTGCAATCGTAGAATAA
- a CDS encoding CPBP family intramembrane glutamic endopeptidase encodes MSIKKYSFLTILLYIAAFFAPIFATTSQASTTTTTVSYLLGAVLMIFLYYNQSAKLTFEKGHSSLISILFWGIGGIFLAIFLQTLVMQVEQFFGIPIESQNTQNILQLVLRQPLFALAAMVGGPIMEEFVFRRALIGIFDSFSLTWLGIVISSLIFAFIHQDGHLLLYFSLGFFFSLLYKKTGKIWTSMISHVGMNSLVVIVNFIVINGN; translated from the coding sequence ATGTCGATAAAAAAATACAGTTTCTTAACTATTCTTCTTTACATCGCTGCTTTTTTTGCACCTATTTTTGCAACTACTAGCCAAGCCAGCACAACAACGACTACCGTTAGTTACCTATTAGGCGCAGTTCTAATGATTTTTTTGTACTATAACCAATCCGCAAAACTTACTTTTGAAAAGGGCCATTCTTCACTGATTTCTATCTTATTTTGGGGCATTGGCGGTATTTTTCTAGCAATCTTTTTACAAACATTAGTCATGCAAGTGGAACAATTTTTTGGTATCCCCATCGAATCACAAAACACGCAAAACATCCTTCAACTTGTTTTACGACAACCTTTATTTGCACTAGCAGCAATGGTAGGCGGACCGATCATGGAAGAGTTTGTTTTTCGACGTGCCTTAATTGGGATTTTTGATTCTTTTTCACTAACTTGGCTTGGTATCGTCATTAGTTCACTTATTTTTGCTTTTATCCATCAAGATGGCCATTTATTGCTATACTTTTCTCTCGGCTTTTTCTTTAGTCTTTTATATAAAAAAACGGGAAAAATTTGGACTTCAATGATCAGCCATGTTGGAATGAACAGTTTAGTTGTTATCGTTAATTTCATAGTAATTAATGGGAATTAA